GTCTCCAGCGTCACCATGGAAAAAGACCAGACCATGAAGTAAGCCGGCCCAGATCGTATCAGCAGCGCAGGGCTTGGGTCCTGCGCTTGTTTTTTCTGTGGTTGCGCGTCAGGCAGCCGCTTACTTCAGGATCTCCGATTGAGCCGTAGCCGGTTTCTCCTGCTCGACGCGGATCTTCCCGCTCTCATCGCTGTAGAAAGCGCGGTGCTCGGCATCGAATCGCTTGGGGATCAAGCCCAGCGAGAAACCGTCCTTGGTGCCGCCGAAATGGACGGTGTAATCCCCGCGGTCGGTGTTGGTCATGCGCTTGGTGAACGACCCGGAGTGGACCAGCGCCGCCAACGACGTTGCGTAGCCGCCGTGCTTCTTCCGGTACTCGCGCTGGGCGCTGAGGACGGTGCGCATATAGCCGAGCGCGGCCGCCTCCGCGTTGGAGTGCGCCGGGTCGCCGGGGAACTTCGGGGTGTAGGCGGTCTGGGCCGCAGCCGCCCAGACCGCGAGGAGCAGGAACACTGCCAGCCATCGCATGCGCGTCCTCCATTAGTACTAGTACCTTAGGACATTGTCCTATTGACCCTATGCCATTTGGCGTGCGGTCCAAAGAACGATATGCTACGCGCGGAATCGGGGAACCACACGATGAAAACTGCTACGCAAAAGAAACCCATCATCCGCATCGCCGTGGTCGAAAGTGATCCGCTCCGTTTCGTGGGTTTCCGCGCCCTGTTCGATTCGGAGCCGGAGTTCGAGCTGGTTTCGGCGTCGATCACCGACCTGACCGGGCGCGAGAACATCGACCTGGTGCTGCTGGGAAGCCGCAGCGGCCAGAACCTGTTCGACGTCATGGCCAGCCTGAAAGCCATCCGGCCCGATCTGCGCATCATCGTGACCGGCGCCGGGGCCGACGACGAGACCATCCTCAAGGCCCTGGCCGCGGGCGCCAAGGGGTACGTGGACGAAGCCGCGACCCCGCAGGAATTCGTCCAGGCCATCCGCATCGTCCACCAGGGCTCGGTGTGGGCGCCGCGGCGCGTTCTCTCCATCTTCATCGAGCGCGTCACCTCCTCTCCGGGACGCATCTTCCCCGCCGGCCGCGTGACCTTCACCGACCGGGAGAAGGAGGTGCTGGAACTGCTGGTCGCCGGCCGTTCCAACAAGGAGATCGGGGCCGCGCTGGGCATCGAAGAACGTACCGTCAAGGCCCACGTGGCGAAATTGATGCGTAAAGTGGGGGTGCAGAACCGCATCGCCCTATCGGTCCACGCCATCACCCACTCCATGGTGTCGGCGAAGTAATCGCCGCAAGGCGGCGCTAACCAGTGGGTAACTGCCCAGGGGTACATGTCCGTTCCGCTCTCAGGGGGCGCGACTTCGGTTACGTTGCCGGGGCATCGCCGGCGGGCGATACTGCCCGCACCTACCACAGAACCTGGGAGACAAGGGTTGAGGCTGGCAAAGAGGGTCGCCAGCCTCAACCCTCTCATTTTTCCTGTACTAATCCGACCGACAACCTGGCTAACCCGCAATCGCTTACCCTGCTTCTAAAGAATGGGTATCCTACTGTTTCCCAGGAAAGGGGTTCTGATGAAAAGAATACTCACCGTGTTGCTGCTGTTCCTGCTCACCGGCGCCGCCCTGGCCGCTGACAACCGCGAGAAGGTGATCGGCCGTCTGGACGCGGCCGCCACCATCATGGACGAGATCATGGCTGCTCCCGACAAGGGCATTCCCGAGGAGGTCCTCGGTTCGGCGGACTGCGTGGCCATCGTGCCCTCGTTCCTCAAGGGCGGATTCGTGGTCGGAGGCGCGTACGGCAAAGGTGTGGCTACATGTCGCACCCCGCAAGGCTGGAGCGCTCCGGCCTTCTTCCGCATGGAAGGCGGAAGCTTCGGGCTGCAGATCGGCGGCGAGGCCGCCGACCTGGTCATGCTCATCATGAACGAGAAAGGGATGCAGCACCTGATGTCGAGCAAGTTCCAGTTGGGGGTGGACGCCGCCGCCGTGGCTGGCCCAGTCGGGCGCCACGCCGAAGGCGACACCGACTGGAAGCTGCGCGCCGAGGTCTTGACCTACTCGCGTTCCCGCGGACTCTTCGCCGGCATCTCGCTCAAAGGCAATACCCTCCGCCAGGACAAGGATGACACCCGCGCGTTCTATGGACGCATGGTCCCCTTCCGCACCAGCCTGACGGGAAAGATCGCCCCGCCCGCCGAGGCGCACACCTTCCTGGCGGCGGTCTCCAAGTACGCCATCCGGGCCTCCGGCGAAAAGCCGGCCCAGCCCGCTCCCAAGCCGGAACCCGCGGCCCAGCCGGCTCCCCAGCCGCAGGCCACCAAACAATAGCTCCGCAGCTCCGCGCGGTGAGAAAAAGGGCTTCGATTCTCGAAGCCCATTTTCTTCCCGATCATGAGTACTCAGTGCTTGTGCTCGTGCTGATGCTCCCCGCCGCCCGATGCTTTTCCTTTCGGCGTAGCTACCCCTTTCCCGTGCTCGTGTTCGTGTTCCTCCTCGACTTCCTTGTAGATCGCGGGCGCGCCCAAGCTGCCTGCAGGCGGCAGGTTCCGGATATAACGCACCACCAGCCACATCTCGTTCTCGTCCAGGATACCGTTCCAGGCCGGCATGCCGGAGGGCCCGATGCCGTTCTGCACAATCCACTTCAACTGCCCATCGCTGTAGGCCTGGACGTCCTTGGAGGCCAGGTCGGGGACGGGCGGGTCCATCTTCATGGCGAACGGGACGCCGGTGGCGTGGCCGTCCAGGCCGTGGCAGATCATGCAGTGATGCTGGAAGTGCTCGGCGCCTTGCTTGACGCTCTCCGGCGTATCGGGCGTGGGATTCTTCCAGTCCTTGCCGCCGATGGTAATCTTCTGCTTCACCTCGCGGGCGACGGCACTCTCCAGATTCCCCGGCCCGCTGACTTTGCATCCCGCGATCGCGGCCAACGCTGCCAGAGACAGGACAAACAGGACTCGTCTCATTCTCACCTTCCCCCCAAAGGACCGGCGCACATTCTAAACAGAGTGCGCGTCCGGGGGAAGGTTTCGCGTTTGACAACGATTTTTCGCCGATGCTACCGTCCCTTCTTCCCTCACGATGCGACGCAAGCTCGAGTACGCGCCCGTGTGGCTGTTAGTGAAGGTGCTGGGCGCGCTGCCGCGTCCTCTGTCGCGGGCCCTGGCCATCACCCTCGCCCACGCCGTGTACTGGCTGCACCCGCGGTTGCGCAAAGTGGGTCTGCGCAACCTGGAGATCGCCTTTCCCGAGAAGAGCCCGGCCGTGCGGCGGCGCATCCTCAAAGGCACATTCACCAGCTTGGGCCGCCAGCTGGCGGAATTCTGCCTG
This region of Terriglobales bacterium genomic DNA includes:
- a CDS encoding lipid-binding SYLF domain-containing protein, producing MKRILTVLLLFLLTGAALAADNREKVIGRLDAAATIMDEIMAAPDKGIPEEVLGSADCVAIVPSFLKGGFVVGGAYGKGVATCRTPQGWSAPAFFRMEGGSFGLQIGGEAADLVMLIMNEKGMQHLMSSKFQLGVDAAAVAGPVGRHAEGDTDWKLRAEVLTYSRSRGLFAGISLKGNTLRQDKDDTRAFYGRMVPFRTSLTGKIAPPAEAHTFLAAVSKYAIRASGEKPAQPAPKPEPAAQPAPQPQATKQ
- a CDS encoding cytochrome c yields the protein MRRVLFVLSLAALAAIAGCKVSGPGNLESAVAREVKQKITIGGKDWKNPTPDTPESVKQGAEHFQHHCMICHGLDGHATGVPFAMKMDPPVPDLASKDVQAYSDGQLKWIVQNGIGPSGMPAWNGILDENEMWLVVRYIRNLPPAGSLGAPAIYKEVEEEHEHEHGKGVATPKGKASGGGEHQHEHKH
- a CDS encoding response regulator transcription factor, which translates into the protein MKTATQKKPIIRIAVVESDPLRFVGFRALFDSEPEFELVSASITDLTGRENIDLVLLGSRSGQNLFDVMASLKAIRPDLRIIVTGAGADDETILKALAAGAKGYVDEAATPQEFVQAIRIVHQGSVWAPRRVLSIFIERVTSSPGRIFPAGRVTFTDREKEVLELLVAGRSNKEIGAALGIEERTVKAHVAKLMRKVGVQNRIALSVHAITHSMVSAK